A region of Asterias amurensis chromosome 22, ASM3211899v1 DNA encodes the following proteins:
- the LOC139953512 gene encoding very long chain fatty acid elongase 4-like, protein MSGLVEYAKEMVLWADSVADPRTKDWFFVQSPVQPYSLVMVYLLVVWWGPKYMADRKPFDLKYIMMAYNLSLVVLSVYMFKEFLVTSILNPNFNSVCEPVDYSDDPMALRLASVCWWFYISKVIELLDTVIFILRKKNSQVSFLHVYHHSTMVMLWWVGVRWVAGGNTYSSAMVNCLIHTLMYSYYFLTALGPSIQPFLWWKKYLTSLQLIQFFGIMIHSFVVLYQDCGFPRPYVYCLMAYLLSHIILFTNFYRKSYSDKKAKGKASGETTKQREDNARYNLRKRPGKN, encoded by the exons ATGTCCGGTTTAGTCGAGTATGCCAAGGAGATGGTCCTGTGGGCAGACAGCGTAGCTG ATCCAAGAACAAAGGACTGGTTCTTTGTGCAAAGTCCGGTGCAACCCTACAGTCTGGTTATGGTATACCTACTAGTGGTGTGGTGGGGGCCCAAGTACATGGCGGACCGTAAACCCTTTGATCTGAAGTACATTATGATGGCATATAATCTGTCATTGGTTGTTCTCTCGGTGTACATGTTTAAAGAG TTCTTGGTCACATCTATTCTCAACCCAAACTTCAATTCTGTATGTGAACCGGTTGACTATTCCGACGACCCAATGGCTCTCAGG TTGGCTTCTGTCTGCTGGTGGTTTTATATCTCCAAGGTCATTGAACTTTTGGACACG GTCATTTTTATCCTCCGGAAGAAGAACAGCCAGGTTTCCTTTTTGCATGTCTATCATCACTCTACAATGGTGATGCTGTGGTGGGTCGGAGTACGTTGGGTTGCCGGGGGAAACA cgTACTCCAGTGCTATGGTGAACTGTCTCATCCACACCTTAATGTACTCATATTACTTCTTGACGGCCCTTGGTCCCAGCATCCAGCCATTCTTATGGTGGAAGAAATATCTAACATCCCTGCAACTG ATCCAGTTTTTCGGGATCATGATTCACAGCTTCGTCGTTCTATACCAAGACTGCGGTTTTCCCCGACCCTACGTCTACTGTCTGATGGCCTACCTTCTCAGTCACATCATTCTCTTCACCAACTTCTACCGTAAGAGCTACAGTGACAAGAAAGCGAAAGGCAAAGCATCTGGGGAGACTACTAAGCAACGAGAAGACAACGCAAGGTATAACCTTCGTAAGAGACCTGGTAAAAATTAG